From the Candidatus Bathyarchaeota archaeon genome, one window contains:
- the clpB gene encoding ATP-dependent chaperone ClpB codes for MGLNNFTIKSQEVIQKAVEIAAANQNQAIEPVHILKAMLLVDENVVPFLLKQLNADVTRLSASLDNLIDALPKVTGGEPYLSSNSNKVLRKAQELSSESKDQFVSIEQLLVAIATLNDSAGRLLQSSKVSEKGLKEAIKQLRKGSTVNSKTTDETYNALNRFAINLNGRAKTGKLDPVIGREEEIRRVLQILSRRTKNNPILIGEPGVGKTAIAEGLAHRIVNGDVPENLKSKQIFSLDMGSLLAGAKYKGEFEERLKSVVKEVVSSEGEIVLFIDEIHTLVGAGASEGAMDAANILKPALARGELRAIGATTLKEYQKYFEKDKALERRFQPVMVNEPDSADAISILRGLKERYEVFHHVRIKDEAIIAAVELSQRYITDRFLPDKAIDLIDEAASKLKLEINSAPEELETIERKIRQLEIEREAIKREKDETKRKTLNQEIANLSEERNKLKAKWQAEKEIVDQIQNKKNEIEQLKFAEEDANRSGNLEKVAEIKYGKIPQATKTIETLKQKLSEIQKDSPLIKEEIGAEEIAEVVSHWTGIPVSRMLQSEKEKLLSIEEALHKRVVGQDEAIAAVSDAIRRSRAGLQDPKRPIGSFIFLGTTGVGKTELTKALAEFLFNNENNMVRIDMSEYQERHTVSRLVGAPPGYVGYEESGQLTEAVRRKPYSVVLLDEIEKAHPDVFNILLQVLDDGRLTDNKGRTVDFKNTIIIMTSNIGSHIIQENLEKATPDNREAVWYQTKEQIFDLLKKTIKPEFLNRIDEIIMFQPLNEAEVRKIVENQLRSIQTMLEKSNIKIQATEKAVDYIAKAGFDPQFGARPIKRVIQKSILNELSKIILQGKINKDATITIDENKGALEFKNTP; via the coding sequence ATGGGTCTTAACAATTTTACTATAAAATCTCAAGAAGTTATTCAGAAAGCAGTAGAAATAGCTGCTGCTAATCAGAACCAAGCAATTGAGCCTGTGCATATTTTGAAGGCAATGCTGCTTGTCGACGAAAACGTGGTTCCTTTTCTGCTAAAACAGCTAAACGCAGATGTAACTCGGCTTTCAGCGTCGCTTGACAACCTAATTGATGCGCTGCCCAAGGTTACGGGCGGCGAACCGTACCTGTCTTCTAACTCAAACAAGGTGCTTAGGAAAGCTCAAGAGCTATCTTCGGAGAGCAAAGACCAGTTTGTCTCTATCGAACAGCTACTTGTAGCAATCGCAACGTTAAACGACTCCGCTGGGCGGCTACTGCAAAGCAGCAAAGTCTCAGAAAAAGGACTTAAAGAAGCCATAAAACAACTAAGAAAGGGATCAACTGTGAATTCAAAAACTACAGATGAAACCTACAACGCCCTAAACCGCTTTGCAATAAACCTCAACGGCAGAGCTAAAACAGGAAAACTCGACCCCGTCATAGGACGAGAAGAAGAAATCCGCAGAGTTCTACAGATCCTGTCGCGGCGAACCAAAAACAACCCCATACTCATAGGCGAACCAGGCGTTGGCAAAACCGCAATCGCCGAAGGATTAGCACACCGCATAGTAAACGGCGATGTCCCCGAAAACCTCAAATCCAAACAAATTTTTTCGCTGGACATGGGTTCTTTGCTTGCTGGAGCAAAATACAAGGGCGAATTCGAAGAGCGGCTTAAAAGCGTCGTAAAAGAAGTAGTTTCATCTGAAGGCGAAATCGTCTTGTTCATCGACGAAATCCACACGTTGGTGGGTGCGGGAGCAAGCGAAGGCGCAATGGACGCAGCCAACATCTTAAAGCCTGCTTTGGCTAGGGGTGAACTACGCGCGATTGGGGCTACGACGCTTAAGGAGTACCAGAAGTATTTTGAAAAAGACAAAGCCCTTGAAAGGCGCTTCCAACCCGTAATGGTCAATGAACCCGACTCAGCAGACGCCATCTCCATTTTAAGGGGTCTAAAAGAGCGTTATGAAGTGTTCCATCACGTCAGAATCAAGGACGAAGCCATCATCGCAGCAGTAGAGCTGTCCCAACGCTACATCACCGACAGGTTCCTTCCCGACAAAGCCATTGACTTGATAGATGAAGCAGCATCAAAACTTAAGCTAGAAATCAATTCAGCCCCTGAAGAGCTAGAAACAATAGAACGCAAAATACGCCAACTAGAAATTGAGCGCGAAGCCATAAAACGAGAAAAAGACGAAACAAAACGCAAAACCCTAAACCAAGAAATCGCCAACCTTAGCGAAGAAAGAAACAAACTCAAAGCCAAATGGCAAGCCGAAAAAGAAATCGTCGACCAAATCCAAAACAAGAAAAATGAAATTGAACAGCTAAAATTTGCAGAGGAAGACGCCAACCGCAGCGGTAACTTGGAGAAAGTTGCGGAAATAAAATACGGCAAAATCCCTCAAGCAACCAAAACCATCGAAACCCTAAAGCAAAAACTCTCTGAAATACAAAAAGACTCACCGCTAATCAAAGAAGAAATCGGCGCAGAAGAAATCGCAGAAGTCGTGTCACATTGGACGGGCATACCCGTTAGCAGGATGCTGCAAAGTGAAAAAGAAAAACTGCTAAGCATCGAAGAGGCGCTACACAAAAGAGTCGTTGGGCAAGACGAGGCAATTGCGGCGGTTTCAGATGCAATAAGGCGAAGCCGCGCAGGCCTGCAAGACCCCAAACGTCCCATTGGCTCATTCATCTTTTTGGGCACTACAGGCGTTGGCAAAACAGAACTCACCAAAGCATTAGCCGAGTTCTTGTTCAACAACGAGAACAACATGGTCCGAATCGACATGTCCGAATACCAAGAAAGACACACGGTTTCAAGGCTGGTAGGTGCACCGCCGGGCTATGTCGGCTATGAAGAGAGCGGTCAACTCACTGAGGCTGTAAGAAGAAAACCGTACTCGGTTGTTTTGCTTGACGAAATCGAAAAAGCACACCCCGACGTCTTCAACATCCTCCTGCAAGTCCTAGACGATGGCAGATTAACCGACAACAAAGGCAGAACAGTAGACTTCAAAAACACCATCATCATCATGACCTCAAACATCGGCTCGCACATAATTCAAGAAAACCTAGAAAAAGCAACCCCCGATAACAGAGAAGCAGTTTGGTACCAAACCAAAGAGCAGATTTTTGATTTGCTAAAGAAAACCATAAAACCAGAATTCCTAAACCGCATTGACGAAATAATCATGTTCCAGCCCCTCAACGAAGCTGAAGTGCGTAAAATCGTTGAAAACCAACTCAGAAGCATCCAAACTATGCTTGAGAAAAGCAACATCAAAATACAAGCCACAGAAAAAGCAGTAGACTACATCGCAAAAGCAGGCTTTGACCCCCAATTCGGAGCCAGACCAATAAAACGAGTAATCCAAAAAAGCATCCTCAACGAACTCTCAAAAATAATCCTACAAGGAAAAATCAACAAAGACGCAACCATCACCATCGACGAAAACAAAGGAGCACTAGAATTCAAAAACACCCCATAA
- a CDS encoding tRNA pseudouridine(54/55) synthase Pus10 codes for MNVLETALQMLEKYPLCNHCLGRQYALLGYGVENNRRGEAIKLSLTLQASIPAMAKEATGVKTLKTIALNGFSVEAKNTLDHLKRRLPKDKPTTCFLCSGRFAQIDDIVSTALEKLSAYEYTTFLVGIELPVAVEEREDEFKAAFDVAYSESIKHEFGRLIGKQLALRSGKTAEYRKPDIMVILNPFTQKIRLQVNPLFVAGRYRKLVRTVPQSKWFCSNCHGRGCEECEGTGKLYAESVEEFVANPLLEAAEGEDASFHASGREDIDARMLGTGRPFVVEVTKPKKRFLDLKAAAAAINGAAVGKVEVSELRFTSRDVVRKLKKAENAQKEYRVLVVFEKEVSEADLRLLEEKLCGTLIRQQTPLRVVHRRADLIRERYIYKLKVKKVSPAEAEVYVRCQGGLYVKELVSGDENRTTPSVSELLNNPAKTLELDVLNVIMDDPVGE; via the coding sequence ATGAACGTTTTAGAAACCGCGTTGCAGATGCTTGAAAAGTATCCCCTATGCAACCACTGCCTTGGACGGCAATACGCACTTTTAGGTTACGGAGTTGAAAACAACCGCCGCGGCGAAGCCATAAAACTAAGCCTAACCCTGCAAGCCAGCATACCCGCCATGGCAAAAGAAGCCACAGGCGTAAAAACCCTAAAAACCATAGCGCTCAACGGATTCTCAGTAGAAGCCAAAAACACCCTAGACCACCTCAAACGGCGCCTTCCCAAAGACAAACCCACAACCTGCTTTTTGTGCTCAGGACGATTCGCGCAAATCGACGATATCGTCTCTACCGCTTTAGAAAAGCTCTCCGCTTACGAGTACACGACTTTCTTAGTGGGCATAGAGCTTCCTGTTGCGGTGGAGGAGCGCGAGGACGAGTTCAAAGCAGCCTTTGATGTGGCTTACAGCGAAAGCATAAAACACGAATTTGGTCGCTTAATTGGCAAACAGTTAGCTCTTAGAAGCGGCAAAACCGCCGAGTACCGCAAACCCGACATCATGGTCATCCTAAACCCCTTCACGCAAAAGATTCGGCTCCAGGTTAACCCGTTGTTTGTGGCGGGACGCTACCGCAAACTTGTTCGGACAGTGCCTCAGTCTAAATGGTTCTGTTCCAACTGCCATGGAAGAGGCTGCGAGGAATGCGAAGGCACAGGCAAACTGTACGCCGAGTCCGTGGAAGAGTTTGTTGCTAATCCGTTGCTGGAGGCGGCGGAGGGTGAGGATGCGTCTTTTCATGCTTCAGGCAGGGAAGATATTGATGCGCGAATGCTAGGTACGGGGCGCCCGTTTGTTGTAGAAGTTACTAAACCCAAGAAACGCTTCTTAGACCTCAAAGCCGCTGCGGCTGCGATTAATGGTGCGGCGGTGGGTAAGGTGGAGGTTTCTGAGTTGCGGTTTACTAGCCGTGATGTTGTTCGCAAGTTGAAGAAGGCTGAAAACGCGCAGAAAGAATATCGCGTGCTAGTAGTCTTTGAAAAGGAGGTGTCGGAGGCGGATTTGCGATTGTTGGAGGAGAAATTGTGTGGTACGTTGATTAGGCAGCAGACGCCTTTGCGTGTTGTCCATCGTCGCGCGGATTTAATCCGAGAAAGGTACATATATAAGCTTAAAGTTAAGAAGGTGTCACCTGCAGAGGCTGAGGTGTATGTAAGATGCCAGGGTGGCCTCTACGTTAAGGAACTGGTGTCTGGCGATGAAAACCGAACAACGCCCAGTGTTTCCGAGTTACTTAACAACCCGGCGAAAACTCTTGAACTTGACGTATTGAACGTTATAATGGATGACCCAGTAGGTGAATAA
- a CDS encoding signal recognition particle protein Srp54, with amino-acid sequence MALDRLGSSLTDAIKKVFRSSVIDEATVKELVRDIQRALLQADVNVQLVLGISKRIEERSLKEKVPPGISRREHVIKVVYEELTRFVGEKNVPLKMEPGSRYVLMLVGIQGSGKTTHAAKLSRYFQKKGLKPALICADTFRPGAYAQLEQLAKRINVPIYGDPKAKDPVKVVFEGLRHFKDKDFVIVDTSGRHKEERDLIKEMKTLEKTIKPNEVMMVIDGTIGQQALVQAKTFHEATPIGSILVTKLDGSARGGGALSAVAATGAPIKFIGTGEKVEDIEQFIPSRFVGRLLGMGDLETLLEKVQEAEVKVPDKKAKALLSGKFTLTDMYEQFEAVKGMGPFKKVMQMIPGMSSKVPDDMLNMAEGRLEKWRVIIQSMRPEEKENPKIFNYSRVRRVARGSGTTEKEVKELLKQYVTMRRMLKMMKRKKSRLPFMQGLGGAQGLKGLK; translated from the coding sequence TTGGCTCTTGACCGTTTGGGTTCTTCGCTTACTGATGCGATAAAGAAGGTTTTTCGTTCCTCTGTTATAGATGAGGCTACGGTTAAAGAGTTGGTGCGTGATATTCAACGTGCCCTGTTGCAAGCAGACGTTAACGTGCAACTGGTTTTGGGCATATCCAAACGCATCGAAGAACGCTCCCTAAAAGAAAAGGTACCCCCAGGAATTTCTAGGCGTGAACATGTCATAAAAGTGGTGTACGAAGAATTAACCCGGTTTGTGGGCGAAAAAAATGTTCCTTTGAAGATGGAGCCTGGCTCGCGGTATGTGCTTATGCTTGTGGGCATTCAGGGTTCAGGAAAAACCACCCACGCCGCCAAACTATCACGGTACTTCCAGAAAAAAGGCTTAAAACCCGCATTAATATGCGCCGACACCTTCCGTCCAGGCGCCTATGCTCAGCTTGAGCAGCTAGCAAAACGCATTAACGTTCCAATTTACGGTGACCCCAAAGCTAAAGACCCTGTGAAGGTAGTTTTTGAGGGGTTGAGGCATTTTAAGGATAAGGATTTTGTGATTGTGGATACTTCGGGGCGCCACAAGGAAGAGCGGGACCTTATCAAAGAAATGAAGACCCTTGAGAAGACAATCAAGCCCAACGAGGTCATGATGGTTATTGACGGCACGATTGGGCAGCAGGCTCTTGTGCAAGCTAAGACTTTTCATGAAGCCACCCCAATTGGCAGCATTCTGGTAACCAAACTTGACGGTTCAGCCCGCGGTGGAGGTGCACTCTCGGCAGTGGCTGCTACGGGTGCTCCCATCAAATTCATCGGCACAGGCGAAAAAGTCGAGGACATAGAGCAGTTTATTCCTTCCCGCTTCGTCGGGCGCCTTTTGGGCATGGGCGATTTGGAGACGTTGCTTGAAAAGGTTCAGGAAGCCGAGGTCAAAGTTCCCGACAAAAAAGCCAAGGCCCTACTTAGCGGCAAATTCACCCTCACAGATATGTACGAGCAGTTTGAAGCCGTAAAAGGCATGGGTCCCTTCAAGAAGGTCATGCAGATGATTCCAGGCATGTCTAGCAAGGTTCCTGATGACATGTTGAACATGGCTGAGGGTCGCTTGGAGAAATGGCGCGTTATCATCCAGTCGATGCGTCCTGAAGAAAAAGAAAACCCAAAAATTTTCAATTATTCTCGTGTAAGACGTGTTGCCCGCGGCTCTGGCACCACCGAAAAAGAAGTCAAGGAACTGTTGAAACAGTACGTTACGATGCGCCGTATGCTAAAGATGATGAAACGCAAAAAGAGCAGACTGCCTTTCATGCAAGGTCTTGGCGGCGCGCAAGGACTTAAAGGACTCAAGTAG
- a CDS encoding translation initiation factor IF-5A: MGESMTKPMDVGSLRVGGYMIIDNEPCRIVDITKSKPGKHGAAKARIVAIGVFDDQKRQFVKPVDANAEVPLIDKRPGQVFAVNPTGVQIMDLETYEYLDAPFPDEEEVKSKLVAGAEIEYWKIMERIKITRVK, from the coding sequence ATTGGTGAGAGTATGACCAAACCCATGGACGTTGGAAGTTTACGTGTTGGCGGCTATATGATAATTGATAACGAACCCTGCCGCATTGTGGATATAACTAAATCAAAACCTGGCAAACACGGCGCTGCCAAAGCCAGAATAGTTGCTATAGGCGTTTTTGACGATCAAAAAAGACAGTTTGTAAAACCTGTAGATGCTAACGCAGAAGTTCCCCTCATAGACAAAAGACCCGGACAAGTTTTCGCTGTTAACCCCACGGGCGTTCAAATTATGGATCTAGAAACCTACGAGTACCTTGATGCGCCCTTCCCAGACGAAGAAGAAGTCAAATCCAAACTCGTCGCAGGCGCAGAAATCGAATACTGGAAAATCATGGAACGCATAAAAATCACCCGCGTCAAATAA